The genomic segment CGAGGCGGCCGCGAGCGGGAACTGCGTCTCGGGGAGGCGTTCGGCGGCGGCCAGGAGGGTGGGGTAGTCCCGCCACTCCAGCCCCGCAGCGCTGACCTGCTTCTCGTTCTCCGCGATCTCGGGGAGGGGGCGCCAGAAGTTGGCATCGGCGTGAAACGGGATCAGGCGCAGGCGCTCGGCAGGGATTCCCAGCACTCTCTCACCATGGGCGAGCTGCGTTGTGGCGTAGACAAAGATCGTGTCCATCTCGCGCCAGAGCTGGAGCGTCCCGAAAAAGAGCTTCTTCTTGCCGGTCGAGAGCCGGTGGCCAATGGTGACGTGCTTTGGCCGCTTCTTCCCCGAGAGCCGGAGCAAGAGCGCCAGAAAGATGCCGATATTCTCGCCGTTGGTGAAGAGTGCCTGGTAGCCCTTGCGCCGCCGCCAGCCCGCCACGGCGAGGGCGATATCTTTCCCGAGCGTCTTGCGTGCCAGCGCCACCAGCGGGTCCGAGTCGGCCTCCAGCGCGCGGTAGTCGTAGAGCTCGGCGCAGGTGCCACGGCTCTCCAGCCCCGCGAC from the Armatimonas rosea genome contains:
- a CDS encoding glycosyltransferase family 4 protein; amino-acid sequence: MKTLLLIPSYRKEKIAEAVAADKHPTMDYDALVAGLESRGTCAELYDYRALEADSDPLVALARKTLGKDIALAVAGWRRRKGYQALFTNGENIGIFLALLLRLSGKKRPKHVTIGHRLSTGKKKLFFGTLQLWREMDTIFVYATTQLAHGERVLGIPAERLRLIPFHADANFWRPLPEIAENEKQVSAAGLEWRDYPTLLAAAERLPETQFPLAAASPWSKHNNETEKRTMPANVSARRYEYGELRELYLSSGVVAVPLYENDFQAGITAILEAMACGKAVVTTRTEGQTDAILDGENGLYVPVGDPGAWEKTLTRLQSDPALRQKLGSNARRWIEKHASLERWVDNLCAAILSPPP